The DNA region CTTCAAATTTAAGATACTGAGGGGCCACTTTTATCCACGTTATGGTCTTCACCTCGCTTGGAGCCGCTGGAACTTAATCCACACCAGTTTGGTGTCGAATCCCAAGGTAATGGCTTGCGTAATGGAGGAGTCACAAGTCTGTCGTGTCACCACTCCCCATGTGGAGAGTATGCATTAGGATATTATTGTGTGTATAACAGGTTCCACAATCTGCAGGCTGTTTAACATTCCTTGATAGGGAGGAGGAAGGAGGCGCATCCCGGGGCATTTTCACCACACCCAACGAAAAAAGCAATACCACCAGCAATGCTCTTTTTAATTGCTCCTGCTGAGTAATCACCTAAATATTTACATAAGAATGTTTTGATTTTTCTAAAGTGAGAGATAACAGAAATGTATAATGAGAAAGTCTAAGTAAAGGAGTGCATGTTCCCAGAATGTGTaatgcagtttttttgttgcGGCCTTAAGCCTCTTCTAGCCTGTGGATGTTGGACTTTGTTCTTATAACACTCACCAAACTAGAAAACCTCACCTAATATATTAAACCGTCGTGAGTGATATTGACATCTAACAATCAGAAGCGGTTGGGTACATAGTCAAGTCAGTGAGAACCggtctttttattttataaccTATTCAGATTTAGGATAAAATCGCAACCAGGTTGGTGCACATTTTTAGTTTGTTCAGAGTCAAGCTCAGATCACTTGTATGTCTCAAAGCTTAATGATCTTagtgatttttattttctttgttgATGCCACAATGCAAAGCATTTTTGATGACATCTGAGTCAGGAAAACCAATTCTGCAGAGGTAAAATGTTATATGAACTTTTATGTGCTCTTTTGCAGGGCCCAGTTTATAATTAAACTCATTTTACTTTGCCTATGCAACCACAAGGATTTTGGAATATACTATATTGCGCCTGATGACCAATGTGGTGGTGGTGAAAGGCACTAAACCAGTAATTCCCAAACTGTGGTACGAACACCAAAAGTGGTACGTAAACAAAATACTAAATGAAATACAAATCAATATGCAATATTTTAAACATACTGGAACCATTCAAATATATCAGAGCAAAGCTTGGACCTTATCTTACActatgttaacttttatttttaaaattgtttttaaaaatgttgaacaTTTTTTACTTGTCTGCTCTTGTGGAGTACTGgtgcattttttcattttttgaaagCCATTTCTTCTCATACATTTACAGAAAGAACATTAATTGatttcaatatatttttaaattgaatcaGTATTccctatacagtactgtatatcaaCGTTCAACCGtacatttaaaacattaaacattttttaaattttggtccTAGTGGTGCACTTGGTGTAGCAGTGGTGGAatgaaacaaagtaaaagtactccattactgtacatatacacaaaaaatgtactttacttgattagaaatatgaagtggtactttttgctTTTACTTCCCAACATTTTAAAGCAcaaatctgtactttttacttttttccactacttttcaaattgtcacctgcgttacacattacttttgttgtttttttcctcattgtgaattgatagtttcgttttcaagCCTCCGGCacaatcgataagccccgtgcaaTTATACCGTAATGgatcactagaggcagcaatacGAGTACAATCAAGataaggcaggtgaacaagacagtcaccaataaaaaaaataaaaaaaaacagtgagagCAACTTGCCTTCAGATTGGTGCTGCAGATTCATGGACATTAGGCAGggttatgcacctgatagttgcatGCGATCCACCGTTAACTTAGTTTtggagggtttttttttgtttttttgagcttgttaagcttctgtttacagtgcactcaattttattgcttgtttttcccCATTGCGCGCAgttttaaaaagtgaaaatggaaCAACTGTGGCTGCAAAAGCACTGTATAGTGTATACACATCCTCTTGTAACtggcatttatttttgcatctggagaaaatacttttaccttTTACttgtcaattttaaagcaagtacttttgtacttttacttgactaCATTTTTACTTCGACACATGTACTTTTactaaagtgtttgttggcccctatctgtacttttactcttTAAAAAGAGTACTTAATCCACCACTGCGGTGTACAGAAATGTTTTTGTACTTGATGTAAAAAGTTGACGAAGAGTAAGCAGAGATACAAACCCGTTGCCAGACTGTGCTGCCCTTTAATTCAAGCATTTAAACAATTGAAACACCAATATAGTGAATTTAATTGACAAAATGTCCAACAAGTAGTTTTCTGCCAATAAATAATACTGTAACCTAATAGTGCACAAAAAGTaactcatttattgtgtaccaaCGTGAACTTGTGCTCGTAGATTCATTCAAAAACCTGGCATAATATAGGCGATGTTTTCCAGAGTAGAATCCTTTAAAACAGAGAATAGAAAtaaacattaataagaccatggTAGCACGCAGAATTTGCTGCATTACACTAACCATTATATGTTCTGTGCAGCTTTGCAGTTCTGGTATTTGTGAGGTGAGGCAAAATAGTggagcaagagcacacagcagagAGTCCAGAAGAAGAATCAAGCTTCTGGACAGACACACCGATTTCTGTGAACACACAACACATTAGTGATTATACAAATGTCCTTTTCCTTACTACACCCCGGACTGCTTTCCATTAGTCAAAATTCAGGGCACACTTACAGATAACAATTCATACTCACATATTGAGTGGGACTTCACTTGACCCATGGTGCTTTTGTAAAAATCAGGAAAGCAAACGTCCACACTAAACTCACACAAGTGACAAAGAAAATACTAATTGTATCTCCTGAGGGTTTACAGTACTCACATTTGTCCCATTAAGAAGATGTCCAATCAGGCACAAAACTTCTCCAAGCAGATGTAGGTGAGCAGCAGCATTGACAGGGTCTGAGCAGGAAGGCCTTGGAGAGCCCAGCATGTTCAATACTGTTGTGGGTCTGAAAATGGAAGGAACTGGGCCAGTTGTGTCACTCAGGAGCCTGGACACAGCAGAATTCAAAATGGAGCAAACATACATGGTAATAGCCGTTGCTGAATGAAGAGCTGCTATGAAGGGGTGATGCATGCAGCAGGGCCCCTTGTGCTTGTCAGTGGGACTACCAGGGCAGAATTTAGCATGTTCCTGGACAACAGCCAAGTCGAAACAGAAAGAAAAAATGTCCCGACAAGAATTAGGGAACAATACTGGCCTCTAGTGTGCAACATGAATGCAAGCAGTGTACTGCTTGCAAGCAACAGCTTCAGTGGTGTGTACAAAGTGTCTCAGAAACGTTGTTCCAGGACTGTGGGCACATGGGAATATGTTGCAAATTAGAACTGCATATTTTCCCCTTAGCGTCAAATGCACTTTTTCAGGTTTCACTCCATGCCTCAATGTACTCATGGAGGATTCTTACAGCAGCCGTCTCAACGGCCATCTTAAAGtcattcattttttcaaaatgggtGCCTTGATGAACCCATTACGGTTGGAAAACTAAAGCAGAATTACATAGACTACATACAGAGCTGGTTAATGTAGTCAAAatctttactcaagtaagagcagcgttacttcaaaataacattctcaaataaaagtagtcatccaaaaattgtactcaaatacaagtaaaaaaaagtacccggtgaaaataatactcaactaatgagtaactgcttacagtgtgataattttttaaacagtggtatttttttcttaacagttaCAACTGTAATTATACTGTACGATAACATATTATACTTTATGACTATTTTATGCCAAAAAAACGAACAAAAATCAGATTCAAACTAGAAAATGAAACATTAACGGTCCAAAGAGGAAGTGTGCCCTCTAGCTGAGAAAAAACAATTTCCTACCATGACCTACCAAATGAATCCATCGGTGTCAAATAaatcgctgtcaaataaaaacttgggAGTTTCAAACAAATTCGCGCTTCCGAGTAATGTTGACTCTCTGTCAATAAGTTTAATTTTTACGGCGCTTTAAAGACCCCAAGTGATTGAAAAGGCCGCCGTGATTATATGACTTCCGACTGCAAACCTGCATCTGGTCATGCGACTGTATTGttatgtctgattggtataagagttatgtgattattgctgcggcatctcattggtgaaactagtAGAGCCACTttcagcatctctggcaaaaataaagtcaatatgtaggataaagaaaaaaatgtaatgactaatgtagcccaaagtagcggactaAGGGTAGCGTTtcatcttcacaaatctactcaagtaaaaagtatggtgtggtaaaactactcttaaaagtacatttttctcgaaaacttactcaagtaaatgtaacggactaAATTTAACGTGTTACTATCCACCttcgaatatatatatatatatatatatatatatatttttttttttaaaccttcacACACAAAATGCCAAAGCAGGCCAAAAGGAAGTTACTCCTGCTCTGACATTTTTTTGAGCCAGGAGTTATCGGATGCTTATGGCATTGAATCCAAAAGTTGTGATGACATAACTCTTCTCTCTGACTAAAGAgaatgcatacctgtcaagttgtacggttttggcgtaatttgtagAATTGAGCACTTATCtttaaatgtgtatgccgtacgttcaaaatctgtacgtttttcgtgcatgtttttttttttctccgttcggattttgtcaccttttcggcaacgagacagtgtgcgttactatgcaatacgttggttgaatgacgtgagaaaagtcagagacacggagagagaagagtgtttgttgtgacgctgtagcaaacgcgatgctaggctagttggcgccaatatttcctgactgtagccgacagcctacaatctacgcctatgatatcacatgcatatagaactacatgcgaaatgacagactcggcggcgttggtaaacagccgccattttaaagtagtagacttctcagaaaggctctgttgtagtgaaccttcctagctaacctaagtaactttttatttaaaatactcctaaatcggcaaaatcttgacttgaatctatctttaaatcatgaaacagttttaaaactttcacatgtcgaaagtagacagaagggaactaatgcaaaaacaggagcaattttaacaacttgaacggttgattcacaacattaaatgacttccaaacatagcaaaggttaccatgtttttttgttttgttttgttttggaaaaaatgaagaaaaaaaaaaaaaaaacatgaaaggcaacatcagttactttgccaagtaactaattactcatacattcaggtaacttgagttactaactcaataactttttgggagaagtaatttgtaactgtaattcattactttttaaaagtaagattaacaacactggtcataaagatgaagtctacagaatgaaaagtgacgaaagcggagattttattctgccaatttgttgccgaacacaatttgcccgtaactattgctgatcacttctcagaactagcaaaagaaatgttccctgactcaaacatTGCAACAGTAaggtaattttatcaattgacctgtttaacttataattggacacactaacaaactaccttcaagtcaaactgaattgcgagctgaagtgccatgaagtgcatccatcaaaagacatgatagaaattgccaaagtgctacatacaattataacaaaagtcactgttaaattttagtaatcatgatgtagctgaagatattgttctttgattgcaccaggttgtaTGTtagaattcattcattcattttccatgccgctttttcctcacaagggtcgcggaggtgctggagcctatcccagctaactacgggcagtaggcaggggacaccctgaactggttgccagccaatcgcagggcacaaggagacatacaaccattcacgcacacactcatacctacggacaatttagagtgttcaatcagcctaccatgcatgtttttgggatgtgggaggaaaccggagttcccggaggaaacctacgcaggcacagggagaacatgcaaactccacacaggaaggccgaagcccgggattgaacccttgatctcatatgttagaatattaccaataaattcatagtattttaaaaaaaattttttatttttgtttcatattgcacggcgttgtaagattagttacCAGTTTGTAAGGGCATATTTGCAAGACAGCCaacagcctcgggttgacaggtatgaggaTGGATTGGGTGATTAAATGATTAAGCCtggacattttttccccctacttgCTTCCAATTCATAACTTCCTCAGTTGAAAGTGTGTCCACACTGACAAGCACTGCCTCCATTCTGACATGGATTCGGAAAGAGAATAGCTAGTTCAAGAGTCACCTGTTGCTACTTCAGCAATGTTTTTCACTAAATATTTAGCATCTTTCCCACcagctcttgttgtatttttgtaCTGGCAAAGTAGCAAAGAAAAAGAGAAGATAGTTGAGAATTGGGCAGATGTGAGGGGCTGGCCTGGCCGTTCTGACTGATACTCACCTTTTGGGTTTACCTCTGCAGTCATTCCACAATGCAGGTGTCTGCACA from Corythoichthys intestinalis isolate RoL2023-P3 chromosome 8, ASM3026506v1, whole genome shotgun sequence includes:
- the LOC130920535 gene encoding uncharacterized protein LOC130920535 isoform X3; protein product: MIKNITIFKNYTILYTVSACVECIEVCVVSVYFYSGTREDDRELGSVRRGPFFCSGTLICHISAVLKMAANTSFLLYSSFQTSLFSSLILLVNEPSSCDFHTDMNDCEQTDSCIEEINTKEPHKTPALWNDCRGKPKRLLSDTTGPVPSIFRPTTVLNMLGSPRPSCSDPVNAAAHLHLLGEVLCLIGHLLNGTNKSVCLSRSLILLLDSLLCALAPLFCLTSQIPELQSCTEHIMDSTLENIAYIMPGF
- the LOC130920535 gene encoding uncharacterized protein LOC130920535 isoform X1, whose amino-acid sequence is MIKNITIFKNYTILYTVSACVECIEVCVVSVYFYSGTREDDRELGSVRRGPFFCSGTLICHISAVLKMAANTSFLLYSSFQTSLFSSLILLVNEPSSCDFHTDMNDCEQTDSCIEEINTKEPHKTPALWNDCRGKPKRLLSDTTGPVPSIFRPTTVLNMLGSPRPSCSDPVNAAAHLHLLGEVLCLIGHLLNGTNKLDSSSGLSAVCSCSTILPHLTNTRTAKLHRTYNGFYSGKHRLYYARFLNESTSTSSRWYTINELLFVHY
- the LOC130920535 gene encoding uncharacterized protein LOC130920535 isoform X2, with protein sequence MIKNITIFKNYTILYTVSACVECIEVCVVSVYFYSGTREDDRELGSVRRGPFFCSGTLICHISAVLKMAANTSFLLYSSFQTSLFSSLMYDMNDCEQTDSCIEEINTKEPHKTPALWNDCRGKPKRLLSDTTGPVPSIFRPTTVLNMLGSPRPSCSDPVNAAAHLHLLGEVLCLIGHLLNGTNKLDSSSGLSAVCSCSTILPHLTNTRTAKLHRTYNGFYSGKHRLYYARFLNESTSTSSRWYTINELLFVHY
- the LOC130920535 gene encoding uncharacterized protein LOC130920535 isoform X4 is translated as MNDCEQTDSCIEEINTKEPHKTPALWNDCRGKPKRLLSDTTGPVPSIFRPTTVLNMLGSPRPSCSDPVNAAAHLHLLGEVLCLIGHLLNGTNKLDSSSGLSAVCSCSTILPHLTNTRTAKLHRTYNGFYSGKHRLYYARFLNESTSTSSRWYTINELLFVHY